AGAAGCGGCTGGGACCAGTCGGTATCGGCGCCCAGCTCGGCATGCCCGCCTCGACCGTTCACACGGTCCTCTCCCGGTGCCGGATCAATCGGCCCAGCCACGTCGACGTCCGCACCGGCGAACCCGCCCGCCGCTACGAGCACGAGCATCCCGGATCGATGATCCACGTCGACATCAAGAAACTCGGCAACATCCCCGACGGTGGCGGCTGGCGCTACGTCGGACGTCTCCAGGGAGAGCGGAACAAGGCCATCACCGCGAAGCGGACCGGGAAACACGGGATCACCGGCGACATGATCACCGGCACAGCGTTCGTTCATACCGTCATCGACGATCACTCCCGTGTCGCTTACGCCGAGATCCACGACGACGAAACCGCCGCCACTGCAATCGCTGTTCTGCGTCGAGCGGTCGGCTGGTTCGCCAGCCGTGGCGTCACCGTCGAACAGGTGCTCTCCGACAACGGCTCCGCATACCGCTCATACGCCTGGCGCGACGCTTGCGCCGAGCTCAGCATCCAACCGAAACGCACCCGGCCCTACCATCCGCAGACGAACGGCAAGATCGAACGCTTCCACCGCACCCTCGCCGACGGCTGGGCATACGCCCGGCACTACAACTCCGAATCAGCCCGCCGCAACGCACTCCCGGCCTGGCTGCACTCCTACAATCACCACAGGCCCCACACCGCCATCGGCAGCCAGCCACCCATCAGCAGATTGACCAACGTCCCTGAGAAACACACCTAGAGCGTCGCGCCCAGCCGGTCCGCGATCGCCCGGCGCGCGTTGGCGGCGTAGCGGTCGACGCGCTCGGTCTGCGGGACCGGGGGGAGTTCGGCGCGCAGGGCCCTCGCCAGCATCCGGTCCGCCAGCGCCGGGTTCATCGGCAGGGCGGGGCCGTGCAGATGCGTGCCGATCGCCGCGCCGAGCACGATCCCCTCGGTGCCGTCGCCGTTGCCGTCGCCGCCGACGATCCGGCCGAGCGGCTCGCCGCCCTCCAGAGTCGTCACCGCCGAGTGGTTCTCGAAACCGGCCAGTGCCGTGCCATCGGCCGTGCGCACGACCGCCTCCGACACATACCGCTTCGCGCCGAGCACGGCCCGGGTCGGGAAGACCTCCGCGCCGCCGAGCGTCTCACCGTCCGGGGTGACCAGCTCGCGGCCGAGCAGCTGCCAGCCGCCGGCGATCGCCAGGATGGGGACCCCGGCATCCCGCCACTGCCGCAGCCGCGGTGCGATGCGCAGCACATCGTCGTGGACGGCGCGCTGCGACGACAGCGGTCCCGAGCCGATGTGGATGAGGTCCACACTCGCCGGCAGCTCGCCGCCAGCGGAGTGGCCCACGGCCTCGGCCTCGACGCCGCGCCACCGGGCACGTTCGAGGAGGGCGTGTACATTGCCCGCGTCGCCGTTGATGCCGAG
This genomic window from Leifsonia xyli subsp. cynodontis DSM 46306 contains:
- a CDS encoding type 1 glutamine amidotransferase; the encoded protein is MSLLRILHLYPRELGINGDAGNVHALLERARWRGVEAEAVGHSAGGELPASVDLIHIGSGPLSSQRAVHDDVLRIAPRLRQWRDAGVPILAIAGGWQLLGRELVTPDGETLGGAEVFPTRAVLGAKRYVSEAVVRTADGTALAGFENHSAVTTLEGGEPLGRIVGGDGNGDGTEGIVLGAAIGTHLHGPALPMNPALADRMLARALRAELPPVPQTERVDRYAANARRAIADRLGATL